A portion of the Saccharomyces paradoxus chromosome XV, complete sequence genome contains these proteins:
- the TOS7 gene encoding Tos7p (similar to YOL019W) has protein sequence MKKNSSVVFFLVGLSQFVTMAFLIIGSITAPIFKQIGYSKYDEITYGTFGYCKDGSCSKASYNYNPDALSDSDSNWKLNSNARSILGKIIFITPIAAGLNFLGFFSTIMSVLLINVLSSDRVGSASAIMFFVNLTFSTLGFLSASLICIVVFLLFYPHVTWCSWVLIPGAALSLLVIPLIFLAYSRSSGSRDDDEMEELEEKGMLLNDPYLNSETERFDIDADSGANLRGDSRTNLLGNNFNSGTNTMVLPNIISHSQDPKLSNITTSTTSDISTYDKEAKDMENSNASGLNDEEDDGMAYDKRRSASTYSVIESESGLKNGSISNNYMKNNSSNTSNNTNYKVPLGKTEISSSASLASSDYSQREVIPHRNPSRLLNDIMETSFNEPNDNHINGMSSYNDKDSTLTSISQRGVNPEVYGQMPRIAAVGPPNTRPYAGQPHPAPLVYPQQQQLQPQQQYQSQQQYHQYNLYQRTTPAGPDPSNVILQSNPYFNVGPNQVPQRRNPVPSVGFAPNPLPNQSPITQGYKPAYKRRLQNKNLPRATTSLSNPYGFR, from the coding sequence atgaagaaaaattcttcagTAGTTTTCTTCCTTGTGGGTCTGTCACAATTCGTCACGATGGCATTTCTCATTATCGGATCCATTACGGCTCCAATTTTCAAACAGATAGGTTATTCTAAATATGATGAGATCACATACGGTACATTCGGCTACTGTAAAGACGGTTCTTGCTCAAAAGCAAGCTATAACTACAACCCCGATGCACTATCAGACAGTGACAGTAACTGGAAGCTCAATAGCAACGCTAGATCTATATTGGGCAAAATCATCTTTATCACACCCATCGCTGCTGGTCTTAATTTTCTgggatttttttctactatCATGAGCGTTCTATTAATTAACGTACTGTCCAGTGATAGAGTTGGTAGCGCATCTGCCATTATGTTTTTTGTTAACTTGACATTTTCCACTTTAGGCTTTCTTTCTGCTTCTTTAATATGTATCGTGGTGTTTTTATTGTTCTACCCTCATGTAACCTGGTGTTCATGGGTTCTGATACCAGGAGCGGCTTTATCTCTACTCGTAATTCCCTTGATATTCTTGGCTTATTCAAGAAGCTCAGGCTCAAGagatgatgacgaaatggaggaattggaagaaaagggTATGCTGCTGAATGATCCGTACCTAAATTCAGAGACCGAGAGATTCGATATAGATGCTGATAGTGGGGCCAACCTCCGTGGAGATTCAAGAACGAATTTATTGGGTAACAATTTCAATAGCGGCACTAACACTATGGTTCTCCCAAATATTATTTCACATAGCCAAGACCcaaaattatcaaatatAACCACATCTACTACGTCTGATATCTCTACTTACGATAAAGAAGCCAAGGACATGGAAAATTCCAATGCTTCTGGACTTAacgacgaagaagatgatggCATGGCATATGACAAGAGAAGATCAGCTTCTACGTACTCTGTCATTGAAAGTGAAAGTGGCTTGAAAAATGGCAGTATTTCTAATAATTAcatgaaaaataacagcAGTAATACCAGCAACAATACGAATTATAAAGTTCCACTAGGAAAAACGGAAATTTCATCCAGTGCATCGTTAGCGTCCTCAGACTACTCTCAAAGAGAGGTCATACCCCACAGAAATCCTTCGAGGTTATTAAATGATATAATGGAAACCTCCTTCAATGAGCCAAACGACAACCACATTAATGGCATGTCCTCCTACAACGACAAGGATTCAACTCTAACTTCAATATCGCAGAGAGGTGTCAACCCAGAAGTATACGGTCAAATGCCTCGAATAGCAGCTGTTGGCCCTCCCAATACAAGGCCGTATGCCGGTCAACCACATCCAGCGCCATTAGTATATCcccaacaacaacaactaCAACCGCAACAACAGTATCAATCACAACAACAATATCATCAGTACAATTTATATCAAAGAACTACCCCTGCTGGTCCAGATCCTTCTAATGTTATTTTACAAAGCAATCCTTATTTCAACGTTGGTCCAAACCAAGTGCCACAGCGCAGAAATCCGGTACCAAGCGTTGGTTTTGCTCCAAATCCCTTACCAAACCAAAGCCCCATAACACAAGGGTATAAGCCTGCTTATAAAAGGAGAttgcaaaacaaaaacttgCCCCGAGCTACTACTTCACTAAGCAATCCTTACGGGTTTAGGTGA
- the TLG2 gene encoding t-SNARE syntaxin TLG2 (Syntaxin-like t-SNARE~similar to YOL018C): MFRDRTNLFLSYRRTFPHNITFSSGKAPLGNDRDIEMGSYPMVNMSHDISARLEDERKKEYESRSDSLPPIFIDIAQDVDDYLLEVRRLSEQLAKVYRKNSLPGFEDKSHDEALIEDLSFKVIQMLQKCYAVMKRLKTIYNSQFVDGKQLSREELIILDNLQKTYAEKIQTESNKFRVLQNNYLKFLNKDDLKPIRNKANAESTLLLDDEEEEAAREKREGLDIEDYSKRTLQRQQQLHDTSAEAYLRERDEEITQLARGVLEVSTIFREMQDLVIDQGTIVDRIDYNLENTVVELKSADKELNKATHYQKRTQKCKVILLLTLCVIALFFFVMLKPHGGGSGGGNHGGSKHNNDNNSSNNSHDDSSNTHTNDEDKNLPSTVKVREFENRALNGLV; the protein is encoded by the coding sequence ATGTTTAGAGATAGAACTAATTTGTTTTTATCATACCGTAGGACTTTCCCTCATAACATAACTTTCTCATCTGGGAAAGCACCTTTGGGCAATGATCGAGATATTGAAATGGGTTCGTATCCAATGGTGAATATGTCCCATGACATATCGGCCAGGTTGGAAGACGaacgaaaaaaagagtatGAAAGTCGTAGTGATTCGTTGCCACCCATATTTATTGATATAGCGCAGGATGTTGATGATTATCTTTTGGAGGTGAGACGGTTAAGTGAACAATTGGCGAAAGTTTACAGGAAGAATTCGTTACCTGGTTTTGAAGACAAGAGCCATGATGAGGCGCTAATTGAAGACCTAAGTTTCAAAGTAATTCAGATGCTACAGAAATGTTACGCTGTTATGAAACGGTTAAAGACAATATACAACTCTCAGTTTGTGGATGGGAAGCAATTAAGTCGAGAAGAGTTGATCATACTGGATAATCTACAGAAGACCTACGCAGAAAAGATACAGACCGAAAGTAACAAGTTCAGAGTATTACAAAAtaattatttgaaatttttgaacaagGATGACTTGAAACCCATTCGCAATAAGGCTAATGCAGAGAGTACGCTATTACTGgatgatgaggaagagGAGGCAGCAAGAGAGAAGAGGGAAGGCcttgatattgaagattACTCAAAAAGGACGTTGCAGAGGCAGCAACAGCTTCATGACACTTCTGCAGAAGCATATTTGAGAGAACGTGACGAAGAAATTACGCAGTTGGCAAGGGGTGTACTAGAAGTGAGCACTATTTTCAGGGAAATGCAAGATTTAGTTATTGATCAGGGAACTATTGTGGACAGAATTGATTATAATCTGGAAAATACAGTGGTGGAATTAAAAAGTGCGGATAAGGAGTTGAATAAAGCAACACACTACCAGAAGAGGACTCAAAAATGTAAGGTTATTCTACTACTAACATTGTGTGTAATTGCgctctttttctttgttatGTTAAAACCACATGGTGGTGGCAGTGGCGGTGGCAACCATGGTGGTAGCAAGcataataatgataacaaCAGTAGTAATAATAGTCATGATGATAGCAGCAATACTCACACTAATGACGAAGACAAGAACTTGCCGAGTACCGTCAAAGTaagagaatttgaaaatagaGCTCTAAACGGCCTAGTTTGA
- the ESC8 gene encoding Esc8p (Protein involved in telomeric and mating-type locus silencing~similar to YOL017W) — translation MTEIIDLELVDDFVKKPIVKQHKNQTSKPRVKRKGQLTFDDFRNIKIVEEPVVLSHNSSIDESLDAVTHNTNKHEKGEGVDDEDMQTKKLKANIVSKHSNIKIYPNDTNRVELVNENTAINNRPLNTLNWSPNIPLRYSDFASFVSDEKVTENKWEPPLCVPLPYAGDVIKVLSFIIKFKWVFSNDLLNLSFQDVEIGLELAMAGQSVKTIRLCQDKMNFLFCSLLRSLFYSEKGTESQTNKNFTLERFLSLKNPYGKLIGKLRNSIQEWGLPHEWRSGSDILSTLNANGGGLLTIEPLDRIILLRCMIDWNCGYSVLFHNEIQRLTHLKGDTGFSHQTFHANRFAMCGADNISDSCEVLYSLMSQKLENRKKRKPHDKNKLNKINGQMKFLKGVQKSLSEKVTADRLRAAVKINEEWGKHFANELSHTPIDDPRADEIYRLRSSEFMIARIPKFGDFYLPPFRIGSEDSSVNTSYSFNDMATYLDYFIKFKKESTTAPKILPAKTVQKENNCQLKLIYNNTPACVRNLQSSDVPLAKTPHWFEVAGDSNSLIDFIEYLESLSSLDENAADDTKKGIDNLIEFLKIFNIFTNETIRDITDTATESAEGSHLRTSSRKITRVHYSTDVNSDDSEEIESEIESEIEIDVDDNYDSEYLSDENASKGNGGNRTSKSLRENEAYNGSKDRDEDYDDIEIFSEPVRQLQDNSRERRSLRRNARKGLSL, via the coding sequence ATGACAGAAATTATTGATTTGGAATTAGTCGATGACTTCGTGAAGAAGCCTATTGTCAAGCAACACAAGAACCAGACTTCAAAACCCAGGGTAAAGAGGAAGGGTCAGTTGACGTTTGATGATTTCCGAAACATCAAAATTGTCGAAGAACCTGTTGTGCTTTCTCACAATAGTTCCATTGACGAATCGCTGGATGCTGTGACCCATAATACTAATAAGCACGAGAAAGGTGAGGGTGtcgatgatgaagatatgCAAACCAAGAAACTGAAGGCAAACATTGTGAGTAAACATTCtaatatcaaaatataTCCGAACGACACTAACAGGGTAGAGCTGGTCAATGAAAATACTGCAATTAATAATAGACCATTGAATACATTAAACTGGTCACCCAATATCCCTTTACGATATTCTGACTTTGCAAGCTTTGTGAGTGATGAGAAGGTAACAGAAAACAAGTGGGAACCTCCCCTTTGCGTTCCACTTCCATATGCAGGCGATGTTATAAAGGtcctttcttttatcatcaaatttaaGTGGGTGTTCAGTAACGATCTACTGAATCTATCATTTCAAGATGTGGAGATAGGACTAGAACTAGCTATGGCTGGTCAATCTGTGAAGACCATTAGACTTTGTCAGGATAAAAtgaattttctattttgcAGCCTGTTGAGGTCATTATTCTACTCCGAGAAAGGAACAGAGAGCCagacaaataaaaatttcacaCTAGAGAGATTCCTTAGTTTAAAGAATCCATATGGAAAATTGATTGGCAAACTCAGAAACTCAATCCAGGAATGGGGCTTACCTCACGAATGGCGTAGTGGTAGTGATATATTATCTACCCTAAACGCTAATGGAGGTGGTTTATTGACGATAGAACCATTAGATagaataatattattgagaTGTATGATCGATTGGAACTGTGGCTACTCTGTGCTTTTCCATAACGAAATTCAAAGGCTTACTCATTTGAAAGGCGATACTGGGTTCAGCCACCAAACTTTCCATGCTAACAGGTTTGCCATGTGCGGGGCCGATAACATATCAGATAGTTGTGAAGTTTTATACTCTTTGATGAGCCAGAAGTTGGAGAACcgaaagaaaaggaaacccCACGacaaaaacaaattgaataaGATCAATGGTcagatgaaatttttaaaaggGGTTCAAAAGTCATTGAGCGAAAAAGTAACTGCAGACAGATTACGAGCAGCAGtcaaaataaatgaagaatGGGGTAAGCATTTTGCGAACGAATTATCACACACACCAATCGATGACCCTAGGGCAGATGAAATTTATAGGTTAAGGTCATCAGAGTTTATGATCGCCAGAATTCCGAAGTTTGGAGATTTCTACTTGCCACCATTCCGCATTGGCAGCGAGGACAGTTCAGTCAACACTAGTTACAGTTTCAATGACATGGCAACCTATCTTGATTACTTtataaaattcaaaaaagagagTACAACAGCGCCAAAAATACTGCCTGCAAAAACCgtgcaaaaagaaaacaattgTCAACTTAAACTTATATATAACAACACTCCGGCTTGCGTCCGTAATTTACAGTCTAGTGATGTTCCCTTAGCCAAGACGCCACATTGGTTTGAAGTTGCAGGAGActcaaattctttgattGACTTTATCGAGTATTTGGAAAGTTTATCGTCACttgatgaaaatgctgCTGACGATACAAAAAAGGGCATAGACAATCTAATtgagtttttgaaaatcttcaatataTTCACAAATGAAACTATTCGGGATATTACTGATACGGCTACAGAAAGTGCTGAAGGAAGTCATCTACGAACAAGCTCACGGAAAATAACCAGGGTGCATTACTCAACTGATGTGAACAGTGACGATTCCGAGGAAATTGAGAGTGAAATTGAGAGTGAAATTGAGATTGACGTTGACGATAACTATGATTCAGAATATCTGAGTGATGAGAATGCATCTAAAGGAAACGGTGGAAATAGGACAAGTAAATCTTTGAGGGAAAATGAAGCGTATAACGGTTCTAAGGATCGAGATGAAGATTATGACGATATAGAGATATTCTCGGAGCCCGTAAGGCAACTGCAGGATAATTCTCGGGAGAGGAGAAGCTTGAGGCGCAATGCCAGAAAAGGTCTATCGCTTTGA
- the CMK2 gene encoding calmodulin-dependent protein kinase CMK2 (Calmodulin-dependent protein kinase~similar to YOL016C) yields MPKESEVINSEFHVDVQDPERLNGHPVAKFINKLSGQPESYVNRTNYIFGRTLGAGSFGVVRQARKLSTNEDVAIKILLKKALQGNNVQLQMLYEELSILQKLSHPNIVSFKDWFESKDKFYIVTQLATGGELFDRILSRGKFTEVDAVEIIVQILGAVEYMHSKNVVHRDLKPENVLYVDKSENSPLVIADFGIAKQLKGKEDLIYKAAGSLGYVAPEVLTQDGHGKPCDIWSIGVITYTLLCGYSPFIAESVEGFMEECTASRYPVTFHMPYWDSISIDAKRFILKALRLNPTDRPTATELLDDPWITSKRVETSNILPDVKKGFSLRKKLRDAIEIVKLNNRIKRLRNMYSLGDDGDNDIEENSLNESLLDGVTHSLDDLRLQSQKKVGELTEEQMKLKSALTKDAFVQIVKAATKNKHKVLAGEEEDDNNKAQHDDRE; encoded by the coding sequence ATGCCTAAGGAGTCAGAGGTTATAAATTCTGAATTTCATGTAGATGTCCAAGATCCAGAGCGTCTAAACGGCCACCCTGTGgcaaaatttatcaataaattaAGCGGGCAACCTGAATCTTACGTCAACAGGACTAATTATATCTTTGGTCGAACACTAGGTGCCGGTTCCTTCGGTGTTGTAAGACAAGCCAGGAAGTTGTCCACAAATGAAGACGTTGCTATAAAGattctattgaaaaaagcatTGCAGGGAAACAATGTCCAATTGCAGATGCTGTACGAAGAGCTATctattcttcaaaaattgagTCATCCCAACATTGTCTCCTTCAAAGATTGGTTTGAGTCGAAGGATAAGTTCTATATAGTCACTCAGCTGGCAACAGGGGGTGAGTTATTTGATAGAATTCTTTCCAGAGGGAAGTTCACAGAAGTAGATGCTGTTGAAATTATAGTTCAGATTCTTGGTGCCGTGGAGTATATGCATTCCAAGAATGTGGTTCATAGGGATTTGAAACCAGAGAATGTTTTGTATGTTGATAAGTCAGAAAATTCACCTCTGGTAATTGCGGACTTTGGTATAGCTAAACAATTGAAGGGGAAAGAGGACTTGATATACAAAGCAGCCGGATCGTTGGGTTATGTGGCACCAGAAGTTCTCACACAAGACGGGCATGGTAAGCCTTGCGATATATGGTCCATTGGTGTGATCACGTACACCTTACTGTGTGGTTACTCCCCCTTTATCGCCGAAAGTGTTGAAGGATTCATGGAAGAATGTACGGCTTCTAGATATCCGGTAACTTTCCACATGCCATATTGGGATAGCATATCTATTGATGCCAAGCGTTTCATCTTAAAGGCGTTGAGATTGAATCCAACTGACAGACCAACTGCTACAGAATTGCTGGACGATCCATGGATTACTTCAAAGAGAGTTGAAACCAGTAATATTTTACCTGACGTTAAGAAAGGGTTTTCTTTGCGTAAGAAATTACGTGACGCTATTGAAATTGTGAAGCTTAATAATAGAATTAAAAGACTAAGAAACATGTATTCGTTAGGGGATGATGGTGATAATGATATAGAAGAGAACTCTCTAAATGAAAGCCTTCTGGACGGCGTCACACATTCGTTGGATGATTTACGTCTTCAATCTCAGAAGAAAGTGGGAGAACTAACGGAGGAACAAATGAAATTAAAATCCGCATTAACAAAGGATGCATTTGTTCAAATTGTGAAAGCTGCAACAAAGAACAAACATAAGGTTTTGGCTGgtgaagaggaagatgataaCAACAAAGCACAGCATGATGATCGGGAGTAG
- the IRC10 gene encoding Irc10p (similar to YOL015W), which translates to MFIEYSRLPGFESINVSFSKGMLRLARFTNFATYEQKLEYFKLLAGPNKYIERISAGDFKGHPDEISYIYIILISVLQIEECMPVLVQCPTVYWIRFDWPGKCSVNNLNFTNETLRSAFDAVFTPYSAIMKKVLGRIKNNMLLFAEPQANLNNLFVKHFHDLIYNNVKDEKIGEAILYLRTNVNIPNVFVNNSKAVFHGDGMKIGKFTGKFLSFTFKRTIRWSKLNSVDSFTVTRVNYRVSVNWEKTPRKVFLSLDSDTKNLRYISKTKLNKKGNSAIIPKTTKSSCTNENLCDNEAYSVEFPLTTSAKTEYLLKSDFFLQKIDKKNSPTLQELTLNGTYRLHQSDFSNEQNVTQRKYEIFGGIVPTNAGDKLLTFPRQKATRDTSPSSTELAHTAVAASDGSALKGANNQSIAKTQCVNPGIGKIISRKTANWICSNPAPDPYAETSTWSRVLAPNLKTISESTPYYPIHIASPNSTFNPEQSTRSIFIRSSSECVQKQSSFFRNYEHLRNILSRRTSRVRACCSSLNVGMCRNKGEILLQKQLTLPNKTREKVKRFRHCFHRAAEALRAAKKNWDQHNSSIY; encoded by the coding sequence ATGTTCATTGAATACTCTAGATTACCAGGTTTCGAAAGTATCAATGTATCATTTTCTAAAGGCATGCTGAGATTGGCCAGATTTACCAATTTTGCTACTTATGAACAAAAACTAGAATACTTCAAACTTTTGGCGGGTCCGAACAAATACATCGAACGAATTAGCGCTGGTGACTTTAAAGGACATCCAGATGAGATAAGTTACATTTACATTATACTAATATCTGTTCTCCAAATAGAAGAGTGTATGCCAGTACTTGTTCAGTGTCCAACTGTTTATTGGATACGATTCGACTGGCCTGGAAAATGTTCCGTaaacaatttgaattttacGAATGAAACGTTAAGAAGTGCTTTCGATGCGGTTTTCACTCCGTATTCTgcaataatgaaaaaggtTCTTGGAAGAATTAAAAACAACATGTTACTATTTGCTGAGCCTCAGgcaaatttgaataatttattTGTCAAGCATTTCCACGATCTCATATATAACAATGtaaaggatgaaaaaattggtgaggcaattttatatttgagAACTAATGTTAATATTCCAAATGTTTTTGTTAACAATAGTAAGGCAGTTTTTCACGGTGACGGTATGAAGATTGGAAAATTTACTGGCAAATTTTTAAGTTTTACCTTCAAACGAACAATAAGATGGTCAAAATTAAATTCGGTGGATTCATTTACAGTCACAAGAGTAAATTACAGAGTATCTGTCAATTGGGAAAAGACACCAAGAAAGGTCTTCCTTTCTCTTGACAGTGACACCAAGAACCTACGCTATATATCGAAAACGAAACtgaacaaaaaaggaaacagTGCTATCATCCCAAAAACCACGAAAAGTTCATGCACAAATGAAAACCTTTGCGACAATGAAGCATATTCCGTCGAATTTCCATTAACGACGTCAGCAAAGACAGAATATCTGCTTAAaagtgatttttttctacagaaaattgataaaaaaaacagccCTACCCTTCAAGAACTTACGTTGAACGGCACATACCGATTACACCAATCGGATTTCTCCAATGAACAAAACGTCACTCAGagaaaatatgaaattttcGGTGGAATTGTTCCTACTAATGCAGGCGACAAATTGCTTACGTTTCCCAGACAAAAGGCAACTAGAGATACCAGTCCCTCCTCAACCGAATTGGCACATACAGCAGTAGCTGCCAGCGATGGAAGTGCCTTAAAAGGCGCTAATAACCAATCGATAGCTAAAACGCAATGCGTAAACCCTGGAATTGGAAAGATAATCTCAAGAAAAACAGCAAATTGGATCTGCTCAAATCCAGCCCCTGACCCGTATGCGGAAACTTCAACGTGGTCCAGAGTTTTGGCCCCTAATTTAAAAACCATATCGGAATCAACACCTTATTATCCTATCCATATAGCTTCACCCAATTCTACCTTTAACCCAGAGCAAAGTACAAGAAGTATTTTCATAAGAAGCAGTTCCGAATGTGTTCAAAAGCAAAGTAGCTTTTTCAGGAACTACGAACATCTCAGGAATATATTGTCGAGAAGAACTAGTAGGGTCAGAGCATGTTGTTCTAGCCTGAATGTTGGTATGTGCAGGAACAAAGGAGAAATTTTATTGCAAAAACAGCTGACTTTACCGAACAAGACTAGAGAAAAAGTCAAACGATTTAGGCATTGTTTCCACAGAGCCGCAGAAGCGCTCAGAGCcgccaaaaaaaactggGATCAACACAACTCCAGTATTTATTAA
- a CDS encoding uncharacterized protein (similar to YOL014W), protein MSNSISSPTSTFSTSLPSNGTAFYCGNMGVLYMNSTEYGASYARYYWQCGREYESAFATLTKEVPGTTFSADMPTSSWDSVLDCGYSSVINVAANKNSPDDYWNCGRTYARNYALSDALLLKPTNMLQYFLFALFFICIVL, encoded by the coding sequence ATGTCTAATTCAATAAGTTCCCCCACATCCACATTCTCTACATCATTACCATCAAATGGGACCGCTTTTTATTGTGGTAACATGGGAGTTTTGTATATGAACTCAACTGAATACGGAGCCAGTTACGCACGGTACTATTGGCAGTGCGGCAGAGAATATGAATCGGCTTTTGCAACGTTGACTAAAGAAGTTCCAGGTACCACATTCTCAGCTGACATGCCTACTTCTTCTTGGGATAGCGTATTGGATTGTGGCTATTCCTCCGTAATCAACGTGGcagcaaataaaaattcacCTGATGATTATTGGAATTGTGGTAGAACATATGCCAGGAATTATGCTCTGTCTGATGCACTTTTGCTGAAGCCAACTAACATGCTGCAATACTTTTTATTTGCATTATTCTTCATCTGCATTGTTctatga
- the HRD1 gene encoding E3 ubiquitin-protein ligase HRD1 (Ubiquitin-protein ligase~similar to YOL013C): MVPENRRKQLIIFIVITYLLTFYCVYSATKTSVSFLQVTLKLNEGFNLMVLSIFILLNSTLLWQLLTKLLFGELRLIEHEHIFERLPFTIINTLFMSSMFHERYFFTVAFFGLLLLYLKVFHWILKDRLEALLQSINDSTTMKTLILSRFSFNLVLLAVVDYQIIIRCISSIYTNQKIDIASTSLYLMQVMEFTMLLIDLLNLFLQTCLNFWEFYRSQQSQSNENNHIVHGDPTDGNGVEIDQSHAMLNDDDDDDDRQFTGLEGKFMYEKAIDVFTRFLKTILHLSLLIPFRMPMMLLKDVVWDVLALYQSATGLWKIWRNNKQLDDTLVTVTAEQLQNSANEDNICIICMDELIHSPNQQTWKNKNKKPKRLPCGHILHLSCLKNWMERSQTCPICRLPVFDEKGNVVQTTFTTHTAATDNTGIATNRQVFANEVELLPTRTTSPDIRIVPTQSIDTLAARTMSTSASSTTWYTFPLQQTDDNSVESRRSAYEFLMTNSDEKEDSIPVKLIIESHEVNSLQGDGGQQTTKKKIVIPDKYIEHI, from the coding sequence ATGGTGCCAGAAAATAGAAGGAAACAGCTGATAATTTTTATCGTTATCACATATTTGCTCACGTTCTATTGCGTGTATTCAGCCACCAAGACAAGTGTATCCTTTTTGCAAGTAACACTGAAACTAAATGAAGGTTTCAATTTAATGGTTTTATCGATATTCATCTTATTAAACTCTACTTTACTATGGCAGCTCTTAACGAAACTACTATTTGGTGAACTAAGGCTTATTGAGCATGAGcacatttttgaaagattacCGTTTACCATTATAAACACCTTGTTTATGTCCTCGATGTTCCATGAAAGGTATTTTTTCACAGTGGCATTTTTTGGGCTATTACTACTATATCTGAAAGTTTTCCATTGGATTTTAAAAGATAGGCTGGAAGCTTTGTTACAGTCAATCAATGATTCCACCACAATGAAAACTCTTATCCTCAGTAGATTCTCATTCAACTTGGTACTATTGGCGGTTGTAGATTACCAGATTATAATACGTTGCATCTCTTCCATATACACAAACCAAAAGATTGATATTGCGTCCACCTCCCTTTATTTGATGCAAGTAATGGAATTCACCATGCTTTTGATTGATTTACTAAATTTATTCTTACAGACTTGTTTGAACTTCTGGGAATTTTACCGCTCTCAACAAAGTCAATCTAATGAGAACAACCATATTGTCCATGGCGATCCTACAGATGGAAACGGAGTTGAGATTGACCAATCTCATGCAATGCTgaatgacgatgatgatgatgatgatagaCAATTCACCGGCCTGGAGGGCAAATTTATGTATGAAAAGGCAATTGACGTTTTCACACGATTCTTAAAAACGATACTGCATTTGTCGCTGCTAATACCATTTAGGATGCCTATGATGCTTTTGAAAGATGTGGTGTGGGATGTCTTGGCGTTATATCAAAGTGCCACAGGTTTGTGGAAAATCTGGAGAAACAACAAACAGCTTGACGACACTCTTGTCACTGTCACTGCAGAACAGCTACAAAATTCTGCGAATGAGGACAATATTTGTATCATTTGTATGGACGAGTTAATACATTCCCCCAACCAGCAAACgtggaaaaataaaaacaagaaaccaaaaagGTTACCTTGTGGCCATATACTTCATTTGTCATGCTTAAAAAACTGGATGGAACGTTCTCAGACCTGTCCTATTTGCAGGCTGCCtgtttttgatgaaaaaggTAATGTCGTGCAAACCACTTTCACCACGCACACAGCCGCAACAGATAACACCGGGATAGCAACAAATAGACAAGTTTTCGCGAACGAAGTAGAGCTACTTCCCACAAGAACAACTTCCCCTGATATAAGAATAGTGCCTACTCAAAGCATAGACACGTTAGCAGCAAGAACAATGTCAACCTCTGCATCATCTACTACGTGGTATACGTTCCCGTTACAACAAACTGACGATAATTCTGTTGAGTCAAGGCGATCAGCGTACGAATTTTTGATGACAAATTCAgatgagaaagaagatagTATTCCAGTCAAATTAATAATAGAAAGTCACGAAGTAAACTCTCTGCAGGGAGACGGGGGCCAACAAACtaccaagaagaaaattgtcATACCTGATAAATATATCGAGCATATCTAG
- the HTZ1 gene encoding histone H2AZ (Histone variant H2AZ~similar to YOL012C): MSGKAHGGKGKSGAKDSGSLRSQSSSARAGLQFPVGRIKRYLKRHATGRTRVGSKAAIYLTAVLEYLTAEVLELAGNAAKDLKVKRITPRHLQLAIRGDDELDSLIRATIASGGVLPHINKALLLKVEKKGNKK, translated from the coding sequence ATGTCAGGGAAAGCTCATGGAGGTAAAGGTAAATCCGGCGCTAAAGACAGCGGTTCGTTGAGATCTCAGTCTTCTTCAGCAAGGGCAGGCTTGCAGTTTCCTGTCGGTAGGATTAAGCGTTACCTGAAAAGGCATGCTACTGGCCGAACAAGAGTAGGATCCAAAGCTGCGATTTATTTGACTGCGGTGTTGGAATATTTGACTGCTGAGGTGCTGGAGTTGGCTGGTAATGCAGCTAAGGATCTTAAAGTCAAGAGGATTACCCCGAGACATCTGCAATTGGCCATTAGAGGTGACGATGAATTGGATTCTTTGATTAGGGCTACGATTGCTTCAGGTGGTGTTTTGCCCCATATAAATAAAGCTTTATTATTgaaagtggaaaaaaagggcaATAAGAAATGA